From a single Brienomyrus brachyistius isolate T26 unplaced genomic scaffold, BBRACH_0.4 scaffold56, whole genome shotgun sequence genomic region:
- the LOC125724477 gene encoding voltage-dependent calcium channel gamma-7 subunit-like: MSSCSSRALTLLSSVFGACGLLLVGVAVSTDYWLLMEEGIVLQQNQSTEVKMSLHAGLWRVCFVAGSEKGRCVASEYFSEPEIEITTENTANILKMVRTATPFPMVSLLFVFVAFVISNIGHIRPQRTILAFVSGIFFILSGLSLVVGLVLYISSINDEVMNRPREPEQFFHYHYGWSFAFAASSFLLKEGAGVMSVYLFMKRYTEEEMYRPHPALYRPRLSECSDYSGQFLHPESWPPLQRGRSASEASSDISIQLNQALPPPPPPKNNPQHSPPMGVIGASSGSSTGPGYQLLPPTSFPLSHTLRSSRSPSLGPTSAPQSLPLATPPTCVPPPRYHAHLQMSASPC; this comes from the exons ATGAGCTCGTGCAGCAGCCGGGCCCTGACACTGCTGTCTTCAGTGTTCGGGGCGTGTGGCCTGCTGCTGGTGGGAGTGGCTGTTTCCACCGACTACTGGCTTCTCATGGAGGAAGGAATCGTGCTGCAGCAAAATCAGAGCACCGAGGTGAAGATGTCACTGCATGCAGGCCTGTGGAGGGTCTGCTTTGTGGCAG GTTCGGAGAAAGGGAGGTGTGTGGCGTCAGAATACTTCTCAGAACCAGAAATTGAGATCACAACTGAAAATACTGCAAATATACTAA AGATGGTGAGGACAGCGACACCCTTTCCCATGGTGTCTCTGCTCTTTGTCTTCGTTGCCTTCGTCATCAGCAACATTGGCCACATCCGTCCACAGAGGACCATTCTAGCCTTTGTCTCAGGCATCTTCTTCATCCTGTCAG GGCTCAGCCTGGTGGTGGGGCTGGTTCTGTACATCTCCAGTATCAACGACGAGGTGATGAACCGGCCCCGTGAGCCTGAGCAGTTCTTCCACTATCATTACGGCTGGTCTTTCGCCTTCGCTGCAAGCTCCTTTCTGCTGAAAGAG GGTGCGGGGGTGATGTCAGTGTACCTTTTCATGAAGCGCTACACAGAGGAGGAGATGTACCGGCCACACCCAGCCCTTTATCGCCCTCGACTGTCAGAGTGCAGCGACTACAGCGGGCAGTTCCTTCACCCTGAATCCTGGCCCCCCCTACAGAGGGGGCGCAGTGCTTCTGAGGCCTCCAGCGACATTTCCATCCAGCTGAACCAGGctctcccacccccaccaccaccaaaaaACAATCCACAGCACAGCCCCCCCATGGGTGTCATAGGGGCTTCTTCAGGCTCCTCTACTGGGCCAGGCTACCAGCTACTCCCCCCGACCTCATTCCCCCTCTCTCACACTCTGCGTTCCTCTCGCAGCCCCTCCCTGGGCCCAACCAGTGCCCCTCAGTCTCTGCCTCTGGCTACCCCCCCCACCTGTGTGCCCCCACCCCGCTACCATGCCCATCTGCAGATGAGCGCCTCCCCTTGTTAG